In a genomic window of Campylobacter showae CSUNSWCD:
- a CDS encoding type IV secretion system protein, producing MAQQQVAKTLLTDSNWINKTQAVMQENVMSLFEKFYQGAHDLVYSTATTTIVILIVVFWLLDKLKNGYPTREETFNAIKYIIKLCFIFAVLSSFGAYTGALYVLTIPENMITATVSSIFQSQDFGTIVTESANRVDNLRALMWDYGTKTYLKSQEWSFLGLSFNGPSDYIMAGVVTAFLMIPFWIFYLVFFILLIGITIVIFFSKFVAFLILSTLPLVLPFLITPRFLPYLWSWYKLYLSYAIIAPLAFIALNLAMNPIIELEKYQNVIGELFIKQFEYLITGAITCITALFIIRKIPNWINAVLGTQMESGAGGVVAGAVAGGIAGKTLLGGLARKATGGSFIGGALQSFGKATGGNAVGQITKAGIDASVNLGKDIGKGTKMLGKGVYDAYKVFRGGYAVP from the coding sequence ATGGCACAGCAGCAAGTAGCAAAAACGCTTTTAACGGATAGCAACTGGATAAACAAGACTCAAGCAGTTATGCAAGAAAACGTGATGAGTTTATTTGAAAAATTTTATCAAGGAGCTCACGATTTAGTTTATTCGACCGCCACGACGACGATCGTAATCTTAATAGTCGTATTTTGGCTGTTGGATAAGCTAAAAAACGGCTATCCGACGCGAGAGGAGACATTTAACGCTATAAAATATATAATCAAGCTTTGCTTTATTTTTGCCGTTCTTAGCTCATTTGGCGCATATACCGGCGCCCTATACGTCCTAACCATACCTGAAAATATGATAACCGCGACTGTAAGCTCGATTTTTCAGAGTCAAGATTTCGGAACGATTGTAACGGAATCGGCCAATAGGGTGGATAATTTAAGAGCTTTAATGTGGGACTATGGAACAAAAACTTATTTAAAATCACAAGAATGGTCATTTTTGGGATTAAGCTTTAATGGTCCGAGTGATTATATAATGGCAGGGGTTGTAACGGCATTTTTAATGATCCCGTTTTGGATATTTTACTTAGTATTTTTCATTCTATTAATCGGCATCACGATCGTTATATTTTTTAGCAAATTCGTGGCATTTTTGATATTAAGCACGCTGCCGCTAGTGCTGCCATTTTTGATAACGCCGCGCTTTTTGCCGTATTTATGGAGCTGGTACAAGCTATACCTATCATACGCCATCATCGCTCCTTTGGCATTTATAGCCCTAAATTTAGCAATGAATCCGATCATAGAGCTTGAGAAATATCAAAACGTCATAGGCGAATTATTTATAAAGCAGTTTGAATATTTGATTACTGGAGCAATTACTTGCATAACTGCGCTTTTCATAATCAGAAAAATACCAAATTGGATAAATGCGGTACTAGGAACACAGATGGAAAGCGGAGCAGGCGGAGTAGTGGCAGGCGCAGTAGCAGGCGGCATAGCCGGAAAGACTTTGCTGGGTGGACTAGCTAGAAAAGCGACAGGCGGCAGCTTTATCGGCGGAGCGTTGCAAAGCTTCGGCAAGGCTACCGGCGGAAATGCGGTAGGACAAATCACGAAAGCCGGAATAGACGCGAGCGTAAATCTTGGAAAAGATATAGGCAAAGGCACGAAAATGCTAGGAAAAGGCGTATATGATGCTTATAAAGTATTTCGCGGCGGATACGCGGTGCCGTAA
- a CDS encoding type IV secretory system conjugative DNA transfer family protein → MDSSKEFTAKRWAWAFFVSLIMGVVLYLAVVKVIFNPDLIKVPAVAYKILINIGAPTLKLKAYVALFTLIAPFLVVFTWWLLPYFRDGEDYGSARFATPEDFPKMNINYKNGLVLGCHNIDSDNPQFLRATQPLSTLVVAPPGSGKTAGMIIPNLLSVPASCVTLDIKGELYKKTAGYRQKYFNNEIQLFSPFSWDNTLFFNPFDRSIVKDMEYIHIKKLAEQIASTIFVGEKGSENDHWIKSARTMFVFFAEYFMQKDKHATLAQLAQAPKADYFEYLDEKFGEEAMKEIDEDDPDKERERDYDVDTFKIWLKQTSFDESIDESTRNQARAYARAADNEFASIKSTYDTFMTVFSNPQVANATSKMSFTFEDLRAKRISMYVVVQTEDIEILAPLIRIFIETLFKKLMSGEECSDPERFIYFFGDEFVRFGKMPFLLEAPALCRSYGLLPVFVTQSYEQIKKYYGEDDMNIVKNNSGYHVIFNMNSDKDAEDTSKLIGDYTNIKISKSQGNMELFKSNISKSKEAKKLVTAQDLKNQDSSDILILVKGFYKMPIKAKVPYWFKMAQWKGADKLEVEAKDDQGEAAVKQDAYTAKKGSEKEAKGEVNTAQNGSSEIKPADDKRQQRDELLKALKIKVDRE, encoded by the coding sequence ATGGATAGTTCAAAAGAATTTACCGCTAAAAGATGGGCTTGGGCTTTCTTCGTTTCGCTCATAATGGGCGTAGTGCTATATTTGGCGGTAGTCAAGGTTATTTTTAATCCGGATTTGATAAAAGTACCCGCAGTGGCGTATAAAATTTTAATAAATATAGGCGCGCCGACGCTAAAATTAAAGGCTTACGTTGCATTATTTACACTGATCGCCCCGTTTTTGGTAGTCTTTACGTGGTGGCTATTGCCGTATTTTAGAGACGGCGAAGATTATGGCTCAGCAAGGTTCGCGACGCCCGAAGACTTCCCTAAAATGAATATAAACTATAAAAACGGCTTGGTGCTAGGATGTCACAATATAGATAGCGATAATCCGCAGTTCTTAAGGGCTACGCAGCCGCTCTCAACGCTAGTGGTAGCACCTCCTGGAAGCGGTAAAACGGCGGGTATGATCATTCCGAATTTACTAAGCGTACCGGCTTCTTGCGTAACGTTAGATATCAAAGGCGAACTATATAAAAAGACAGCCGGGTATAGGCAAAAATATTTTAACAACGAAATTCAGCTATTCTCCCCTTTTAGCTGGGATAATACGCTATTTTTTAACCCGTTCGATCGCTCAATCGTTAAAGACATGGAGTATATACATATCAAAAAATTGGCCGAGCAGATAGCTTCTACCATTTTCGTAGGCGAAAAAGGCAGCGAAAACGATCACTGGATAAAATCGGCAAGAACGATGTTTGTATTTTTCGCCGAATACTTTATGCAAAAAGACAAACACGCTACGCTAGCCCAACTTGCACAAGCTCCAAAAGCCGATTATTTCGAGTATTTGGACGAAAAATTCGGCGAAGAGGCAATGAAAGAGATAGACGAGGACGACCCGGACAAAGAAAGAGAGAGAGACTATGACGTAGATACTTTTAAAATTTGGCTAAAACAGACAAGCTTTGACGAAAGTATCGACGAAAGCACGAGAAATCAGGCTAGAGCGTATGCAAGAGCCGCAGATAATGAATTTGCAAGCATAAAATCGACATACGATACATTTATGACAGTTTTTAGCAATCCGCAAGTAGCCAACGCAACCAGCAAGATGAGCTTTACGTTCGAGGATTTAAGAGCGAAAAGAATATCGATGTACGTAGTCGTTCAAACCGAAGATATCGAAATTTTAGCTCCTTTAATTCGTATTTTCATAGAAACATTATTTAAGAAATTAATGAGCGGAGAAGAGTGCAGCGATCCCGAGAGATTTATATACTTTTTTGGGGATGAGTTCGTGCGCTTCGGCAAGATGCCATTTTTATTAGAAGCCCCCGCACTTTGCAGAAGCTATGGGCTTTTACCGGTTTTTGTTACGCAAAGCTACGAGCAGATCAAAAAATACTACGGTGAAGACGATATGAATATCGTAAAAAATAACAGCGGATATCACGTAATTTTTAACATGAATAGCGACAAAGACGCAGAGGATACGAGTAAGTTAATCGGCGACTACACAAATATCAAAATCAGCAAATCGCAAGGCAATATGGAGCTGTTTAAAAGCAATATCTCAAAGAGCAAAGAAGCCAAAAAGCTAGTAACTGCCCAAGATTTGAAAAACCAAGATAGTAGCGATATTTTAATTCTTGTTAAAGGCTTTTACAAGATGCCCATCAAGGCAAAAGTGCCTTATTGGTTCAAGATGGCACAGTGGAAAGGGGCAGATAAGCTAGAAGTTGAGGCAAAGGACGACCAAGGCGAAGCTGCCGTCAAGCAAGACGCCTATACGGCCAAAAAAGGGAGCGAAAAAGAGGCAAAAGGCGAAGTAAATACGGCACAAAACGGCTCAAGCGAGATCAAGCCTGCGGATGATAAAAGACAACAAAGAGACGAGCTGCTAAAAGCTCTAAAAATTAAAGTGGATAGGGAGTAA
- a CDS encoding cupin domain-containing protein, with the protein MEKIVWQNDVFNGVTIAKLFDGPHSKEIRINLEKGAQMKEHKAPGAIMVQVLSGKIDFSVGENSVILDTLDMITLEPSVIHALTALENSIVRLSLSKNDDVSRVFRVLKT; encoded by the coding sequence ATGGAAAAAATCGTATGGCAAAATGACGTATTTAACGGCGTTACTATAGCTAAGCTTTTTGATGGGCCGCACAGCAAGGAAATACGCATAAATTTAGAAAAAGGCGCTCAAATGAAGGAACATAAGGCTCCTGGCGCTATCATGGTGCAGGTTTTAAGCGGCAAGATAGATTTCAGCGTTGGAGAAAATAGTGTTATCTTGGATACGCTAGATATGATTACGCTCGAGCCAAGTGTCATTCATGCTTTGACTGCTTTGGAAAATAGCATCGTAAGACTTAGCTTGAGCAAAAATGACGATGTAAGTAGGGTTTTTAGAGTCTTAAAAACTTAG
- the ssb gene encoding single-stranded DNA-binding protein — protein MFAQATIIGNLTKDIELRYTASGMAIGNTAIASTHKFNAANGEKREETCFIDVTFMGKSAEIANQYLAKGSRIFIEGRLKFDRWTDNNGQNRSKHSVVVDKMIMLDTKDRQEIGQNEQTHSASQIDNEYIDNAQDAPFEQ, from the coding sequence ATGTTCGCACAAGCTACAATCATAGGAAATTTAACCAAAGATATAGAGCTCAGATACACGGCAAGTGGTATGGCCATAGGCAATACCGCAATAGCCTCGACACACAAATTTAATGCGGCAAACGGCGAGAAGCGGGAAGAGACGTGCTTTATAGACGTAACTTTTATGGGTAAAAGTGCGGAAATAGCCAATCAGTACCTGGCTAAGGGTTCAAGGATATTTATCGAGGGACGGTTGAAATTTGACCGATGGACGGATAATAACGGACAAAACAGAAGCAAGCATAGCGTAGTCGTCGATAAGATGATAATGCTCGATACCAAAGATAGGCAAGAAATCGGGCAAAACGAGCAAACCCATTCTGCGTCGCAGATAGACAATGAATATATCGATAACGCGCAAGATGCGCCGTTTGAGCAATAA
- a CDS encoding adenine-specific methyltransferase EcoRI family protein: protein MSQISTQNELVEQGWMADKEKRANVYFMKAKYEIDDEFYTSFDEIREELRDYKAHFKGKIVVCPCNDGKNSNFYRYFALNFKTLELKKLITTTFNINELNSKGTKIEITSDGMSETQLRGRGDFRSDEVKEIIAQADIVVTNPPFSLFRELIDIAQSGQKKFLIVGGTYSITYKKIFELYKNNQIWLGNHQVNIFTRPDGSKKRFSNVSWFTNLKSTKHQTGVRLMKKYKGNEHEYPEYDNYKIIEVTNYKNIPIDYDGVIGVPLTFFLRHNPAQFHILGCDFEIKEKYPELVKQDYAQSNTKSAVLNGQELFTRIIIQRINGLKPRTRLINQI, encoded by the coding sequence ATGAGCCAAATTTCAACCCAAAACGAGCTGGTCGAGCAAGGCTGGATGGCAGATAAAGAAAAGAGAGCCAATGTATATTTTATGAAAGCCAAATACGAGATCGACGACGAGTTTTATACTAGCTTTGACGAGATCAGAGAAGAGCTACGAGACTACAAAGCGCACTTTAAAGGCAAAATCGTAGTCTGCCCGTGCAATGACGGCAAAAATAGCAACTTTTATAGGTATTTCGCCTTAAATTTTAAAACTTTGGAGCTAAAAAAGCTGATCACGACGACGTTTAACATCAACGAGCTAAACTCGAAAGGCACGAAAATAGAGATCACGAGTGACGGCATGAGCGAAACGCAGTTGCGCGGTCGGGGCGACTTTCGCAGCGACGAAGTAAAGGAGATAATCGCGCAGGCCGACATCGTCGTAACTAATCCACCCTTCTCCCTTTTTAGAGAGCTTATAGATATAGCCCAAAGCGGTCAAAAGAAATTTTTAATCGTAGGCGGAACGTATTCGATTACCTATAAAAAGATATTTGAGCTATACAAAAATAACCAAATTTGGCTAGGAAATCACCAAGTAAATATTTTTACTCGCCCGGACGGCAGCAAAAAGCGATTTAGCAACGTATCGTGGTTTACGAATTTAAAAAGCACAAAGCATCAAACCGGCGTAAGACTGATGAAAAAATACAAAGGCAATGAGCACGAATACCCGGAATACGATAACTACAAAATCATAGAAGTGACCAATTATAAAAACATACCGATCGACTATGATGGCGTAATCGGCGTACCCCTTACGTTCTTTTTACGGCACAACCCTGCGCAGTTTCATATATTGGGCTGCGATTTTGAGATCAAGGAAAAATACCCCGAGCTAGTAAAACAAGACTATGCACAAAGCAACACGAAATCGGCCGTCCTAAACGGACAAGAACTATTTACCAGGATAATAATTCAGCGAATCAACGGCCTTAAACCGAGAACTAGGCTAATAAATCAAATTTAG
- a CDS encoding replication initiation protein, producing MSEISFYFEEGDFVLKASRVVKAEKSGTLVFRNKMNSVLFPVNFTARDYDIFFTICWYAKQMGYVENAKFIEMPYSEICRFMPSGLNKTRFNDEVKNFRAKVLGQDGAAIYRSVEITEDDEITTVGVFFTDIRIFRNKQSLSFRLNPVALEILFSTLKFMKIDLNDFVAIKGKFAKTLYRLLHQYENVKADKDGFKCVNFNRDDFERFMSAPAKYNASDLDRFVINPSINELNESYFKKLLFEKRIADGNKKAVVGYSFKFILNEKTERIGA from the coding sequence ATGAGTGAAATTTCTTTCTATTTTGAGGAAGGTGATTTCGTGTTAAAAGCCAGTAGAGTTGTTAAAGCCGAAAAGAGCGGCACGCTTGTCTTTCGAAACAAAATGAACTCTGTGTTATTCCCGGTTAATTTCACGGCTAGGGATTATGATATTTTCTTTACGATCTGCTGGTATGCAAAGCAGATGGGCTATGTTGAAAATGCCAAATTTATTGAAATGCCTTACTCTGAAATTTGTAGATTTATGCCGTCCGGCCTGAATAAAACCAGATTTAACGATGAAGTAAAGAATTTTAGAGCCAAAGTTCTAGGGCAAGACGGCGCTGCCATCTATAGGAGTGTCGAAATTACCGAAGATGATGAAATAACTACCGTAGGCGTATTTTTTACGGATATTCGGATTTTTAGAAATAAGCAATCATTAAGTTTTAGATTAAACCCGGTTGCTCTTGAGATTTTATTCAGTACCCTTAAATTTATGAAAATAGATTTAAACGACTTTGTTGCGATTAAGGGCAAATTTGCCAAGACTTTATATCGACTCCTGCATCAATACGAAAACGTAAAAGCCGATAAAGACGGCTTTAAGTGTGTAAATTTTAATAGAGACGACTTTGAAAGATTTATGAGTGCGCCGGCTAAATATAACGCTTCCGATTTGGATCGCTTTGTAATTAATCCGTCTATAAACGAATTAAATGAAAGCTATTTCAAAAAACTTCTTTTTGAGAAAAGAATAGCTGACGGCAATAAAAAAGCAGTGGTCGGCTACTCGTTCAAATTTATTTTGAATGAAAAAACGGAAAGAATAGGGGCTTAA
- a CDS encoding ArdC-like ssDNA-binding domain-containing protein: MATEQEKKSWEQMSNAEKKESFDKYMKYKLFEAHKTAKADWQRDMSKEEVDNTMPYNALTGKTYSRETSMLLRAEMAIKGYDKAQFVTMEQGNAMGGVLKLKHDEQTGEILKTKNGLQARVDGVKMLYIADHELRPKLDKDGKEVIAAVKDKDGNVRLDENTGKAITYVVKEKIPIKPRLETKTLYHVSQFDGLNEEKIKERDLTAIQNYREAAKNQAYEVRIDYSKTLGIGGNLAKQLDNLTMAQIKGVDYYNPAQRLDMSKEAEKAKKQTRQKDKGMEQGR; encoded by the coding sequence ATGGCAACGGAACAAGAGAAAAAGAGTTGGGAGCAGATGAGTAATGCCGAGAAAAAAGAGAGCTTCGATAAATATATGAAGTATAAACTTTTTGAAGCTCATAAGACCGCAAAAGCGGATTGGCAAAGGGATATGAGCAAGGAAGAGGTGGATAACACCATGCCTTACAACGCCTTAACCGGCAAAACGTATTCAAGAGAGACCAGCATGCTTTTAAGGGCGGAGATGGCCATAAAAGGCTACGACAAGGCTCAATTCGTAACGATGGAGCAAGGCAACGCGATGGGCGGGGTGCTAAAGCTCAAACACGACGAGCAAACCGGCGAAATTTTAAAAACCAAAAACGGCCTACAAGCGAGAGTGGACGGCGTTAAAATGCTTTATATCGCAGATCACGAGCTAAGGCCGAAACTGGACAAAGACGGCAAAGAGGTTATAGCAGCAGTCAAAGACAAAGACGGCAACGTTAGACTCGATGAAAATACCGGCAAGGCGATCACGTACGTAGTCAAGGAAAAAATCCCGATAAAGCCGCGATTGGAGACGAAAACGCTCTATCACGTAAGTCAATTCGACGGGCTAAACGAAGAAAAAATCAAGGAGCGGGATCTAACTGCCATCCAAAACTACCGAGAGGCGGCCAAAAACCAAGCATACGAAGTCAGAATAGACTACAGCAAGACATTGGGGATAGGCGGAAATTTAGCGAAGCAGCTAGACAACCTAACTATGGCTCAAATCAAAGGCGTAGACTACTATAACCCGGCGCAAAGGCTTGATATGTCCAAAGAAGCCGAGAAAGCTAAAAAGCAGACTAGGCAAAAAGATAAGGGCATGGAGCAAGGCAGGTAA
- a CDS encoding aspartate ammonia-lyase, with amino-acid sequence MGTRREHDFIGELEIADNVYYGVQTFRALENFHMSGRQLKDYPYFVKAFAQIKKAAALANKEVGVLDAQKADAIAKACDEIIAGKYLDQFVVDMIQGGAGTSTNMNSNEVITNIALESLGHKKGEYQYLHPNDHANLGQSTNDSYPSSIKVATYAKLTDLLKAMELLKSELEAKAKDFKDIIKMGRTELEDAVPTTLGNTFNAFASYIKSDIEKITAARETMAVLNMGATAIGTGINCHPDYKVAVHKILSQITGVNFKPADDFIAATQDTADFVHVSGALKTAAVRLSKIANDLRLMNSGPRCGLGEINLPQMQPGSSIMPGKVNPVIAEVVGEACYEVIGNDVTIMLCSERGEFELNAFEPGIAYALFNSIFILENAMKTLAEKAIRKLTANPEACLKSVLGSVGIVTAFNPYIGYEKSASIAKEALQTGKAVGDICLERGYLKKEEIDKILEPKNMLNPHMGK; translated from the coding sequence ATGGGAACCAGAAGAGAACACGACTTCATAGGTGAGCTAGAGATAGCTGATAATGTATATTACGGCGTACAAACATTTAGGGCGCTTGAGAATTTTCATATGAGCGGACGACAGCTCAAAGACTATCCATATTTTGTAAAAGCATTTGCCCAAATCAAAAAAGCCGCAGCTCTGGCAAACAAAGAAGTTGGCGTTCTAGATGCGCAAAAAGCTGACGCTATCGCAAAAGCGTGCGACGAGATAATTGCGGGTAAATATTTAGATCAATTCGTAGTAGACATGATTCAAGGCGGTGCGGGCACTAGCACCAACATGAACTCAAACGAAGTTATCACAAACATCGCGCTAGAAAGCCTAGGACATAAAAAAGGCGAGTATCAGTACCTTCATCCAAATGACCATGCTAACCTCGGTCAAAGCACCAACGACTCTTATCCAAGTTCGATTAAAGTCGCTACCTATGCGAAATTAACAGATCTTTTAAAGGCTATGGAGCTACTAAAAAGTGAGCTAGAGGCTAAAGCAAAAGATTTTAAAGACATCATCAAAATGGGTAGAACCGAGCTAGAGGATGCCGTTCCTACCACTCTTGGCAACACATTTAACGCATTTGCAAGCTACATCAAAAGCGATATCGAAAAAATCACAGCCGCAAGAGAGACTATGGCTGTGCTAAATATGGGTGCAACTGCGATCGGCACGGGCATCAACTGCCATCCTGATTACAAAGTCGCCGTTCATAAAATTTTGAGCCAAATCACCGGCGTAAACTTCAAACCTGCAGACGATTTCATCGCAGCGACTCAAGACACTGCTGATTTTGTTCACGTTAGCGGCGCACTAAAAACTGCAGCCGTTCGCCTAAGCAAGATCGCAAACGACTTAAGACTAATGAACTCAGGCCCAAGATGCGGTCTTGGCGAGATAAATTTACCACAGATGCAGCCTGGCAGCTCCATCATGCCGGGTAAAGTAAATCCGGTCATCGCAGAGGTCGTAGGCGAGGCGTGCTACGAGGTAATCGGCAACGACGTAACCATCATGCTTTGCAGCGAAAGAGGCGAATTTGAGCTAAACGCATTTGAGCCAGGTATCGCTTACGCGCTATTCAACTCGATCTTTATCCTTGAAAATGCGATGAAAACCCTAGCCGAAAAAGCTATCAGAAAACTAACCGCAAATCCTGAGGCATGCTTAAAATCAGTACTTGGCTCAGTCGGTATCGTGACTGCGTTTAACCCATACATCGGCTACGAAAAATCTGCAAGCATCGCTAAAGAAGCGTTGCAAACAGGCAAAGCCGTAGGCGATATCTGCCTAGAGAGAGGATATTTGAAAAAAGAGGAGATAGATAAGATCCTAGAGCCTAAAAATATGCTAAACCCTCACATGGGTAAATAA
- a CDS encoding type IA DNA topoisomerase, protein MSNAVIIIESPNKCDKIEHITGAKVYATKGHFKELTKEIVADYTGYEPIFEMKEQSKHRMNEIFNDCKGKDVIIATDPDREGYGIGYMVYETIKNIAKSVKRAEFHEITESGIKKGLDKAVPFASSNLKEFDSFKARAVGDKLVGFIMSPAYINKLNDKNLSVGRVQTPALALIVKRELEIKEFLASPASKQIDYKIKAKLKTRSGVEFTAVNDNIFSSKDEANAKIAELGGSRAKVYQIDTKQSQIKPQAPFRTSQMQEAANKRLGFSSDKTMSLAQKLFEKGLITYHRTDSNTISDEFINEVEAKFKGEEWYEKKIYKAGSQSQAEAHEAIRISHVHGYGEIDEIAGRESLSDDEKSLYELIFLNSVLSQAKNTVNENKTYDIDVKALSFKAKTGKCIYKGFKGALKEQADDEDEQDKDVAQIELNLNQGDEVEVLGFELQEVKKQAPQHYKESNFISLLEKEGIGRPSTYATFLPTLLKREFVVIETKGKNQNIVATGKGISFIESVKANDEWITQSEFTKQMEGVLDEISDGKVNYLDFIKPLHEKMGFKELNSGETKPPSEAQLNFAKSIASDLKIALPDGIEADWKICSDFINKNKDKAIRPPSDKQIKLAQDLAKDKKLELPKGYDTDLKICKAFIEKALKRK, encoded by the coding sequence ATGAGCAATGCCGTAATCATCATCGAAAGCCCAAACAAGTGCGATAAGATAGAGCATATAACCGGCGCAAAGGTTTATGCTACCAAAGGACATTTTAAAGAGCTTACAAAGGAGATAGTGGCCGATTATACCGGCTATGAGCCGATATTTGAGATGAAAGAGCAAAGCAAGCATAGAATGAACGAAATTTTTAACGATTGCAAAGGCAAGGACGTCATTATCGCTACCGACCCGGACAGAGAGGGATACGGCATCGGCTACATGGTTTACGAGACGATTAAAAATATCGCCAAAAGCGTAAAGCGCGCCGAGTTTCACGAAATAACCGAAAGCGGCATCAAAAAAGGGCTAGATAAAGCCGTGCCGTTTGCAAGCTCAAATTTAAAGGAATTCGATAGCTTTAAAGCACGAGCGGTAGGCGATAAGCTGGTGGGCTTTATTATGTCGCCTGCTTACATCAACAAGCTCAACGATAAAAATTTATCCGTCGGCAGGGTTCAAACGCCTGCGCTCGCCCTGATCGTAAAAAGAGAGCTTGAAATAAAAGAGTTTTTAGCGAGCCCGGCATCAAAACAGATCGACTACAAAATCAAAGCAAAGCTAAAAACGAGGAGCGGCGTAGAATTTACGGCCGTAAACGATAATATTTTTAGCTCAAAGGACGAAGCGAACGCAAAAATCGCCGAACTTGGCGGTAGCAGGGCGAAAGTATATCAAATAGATACGAAACAAAGCCAAATAAAGCCGCAAGCTCCGTTTAGAACCAGCCAAATGCAAGAGGCGGCGAATAAGAGGCTGGGGTTTAGCTCGGATAAAACCATGAGCCTAGCTCAAAAGCTATTCGAAAAAGGTCTTATAACGTATCATAGAACCGACAGCAACACTATATCGGACGAGTTTATAAACGAAGTAGAGGCTAAATTTAAAGGGGAGGAGTGGTACGAGAAAAAAATATATAAAGCCGGCAGCCAAAGTCAAGCCGAAGCCCACGAAGCGATCCGCATAAGCCACGTGCATGGTTACGGCGAGATAGATGAGATCGCCGGGCGCGAAAGCCTAAGCGATGACGAAAAATCGCTTTATGAGCTCATTTTTCTAAATTCAGTCCTAAGCCAAGCCAAAAATACCGTAAACGAGAACAAAACATACGACATAGACGTCAAGGCTCTAAGCTTTAAGGCCAAGACCGGCAAATGCATTTATAAAGGCTTTAAGGGGGCTTTGAAAGAGCAAGCGGACGATGAAGACGAGCAAGATAAAGACGTAGCCCAAATAGAGCTAAATTTAAATCAAGGCGACGAAGTCGAGGTGCTAGGCTTCGAGCTACAAGAAGTTAAAAAGCAAGCTCCGCAGCACTACAAGGAAAGCAATTTTATCTCCCTTTTAGAAAAAGAGGGCATCGGTAGGCCAAGCACGTATGCTACGTTTCTGCCTACGCTTTTAAAGCGGGAATTCGTAGTTATCGAAACCAAAGGCAAAAATCAAAACATAGTGGCCACCGGCAAAGGGATAAGTTTCATCGAAAGTGTTAAGGCGAATGACGAGTGGATCACGCAAAGCGAATTTACAAAGCAAATGGAAGGCGTGCTAGACGAAATAAGCGACGGCAAAGTAAATTATCTCGATTTTATAAAGCCGCTGCACGAGAAAATGGGCTTTAAAGAGCTAAATAGCGGCGAGACCAAACCTCCGAGCGAGGCTCAGCTAAATTTTGCGAAAAGCATAGCTTCGGATTTAAAAATAGCATTACCGGACGGCATAGAAGCAGACTGGAAAATTTGCTCAGATTTTATAAATAAAAATAAAGATAAAGCCATCCGCCCGCCGAGCGACAAACAAATCAAACTAGCGCAAGATCTAGCAAAAGATAAAAAGCTGGAGCTACCCAAAGGTTACGATACTGATCTGAAAATTTGTAAGGCGTTTATAGAAAAGGCATTGAAGAGGAAATAA
- a CDS encoding AAA family ATPase, translated as MIVSICNEKGGSGKSTLATNIAINQGMVKGESLLLLDTDPQKSIATFLNIRNEEGHPKAFDFAYKYGENLKEFLQNVDRSKDIVVDTGGRDSREMRIAIALSDIVIIPTIPSQFDVSVLDKMVNIVKMAKEQNEKLQAYIVINRASTNPFLYKKIDSLKAFIEELQEDYIRLAGTIIFERERYKIATQLGYGVVEMNDGNKAEQEIKNLCEEIFLKG; from the coding sequence ATGATAGTATCGATCTGCAACGAAAAAGGCGGCAGCGGAAAAAGTACGCTTGCCACAAACATAGCCATAAATCAAGGCATGGTAAAAGGCGAGTCACTTTTGCTGCTGGATACCGATCCGCAAAAGTCGATCGCCACGTTTTTAAATATACGAAACGAAGAGGGGCATCCAAAGGCATTTGATTTTGCTTACAAATACGGCGAAAATTTAAAAGAATTTCTGCAAAACGTAGATCGCAGCAAAGACATAGTCGTAGACACGGGCGGCCGAGATAGCAGAGAGATGCGAATAGCCATCGCTCTAAGCGACATCGTGATAATCCCGACCATTCCAAGCCAGTTTGACGTAAGCGTCCTAGACAAAATGGTCAATATCGTAAAAATGGCCAAAGAGCAAAACGAAAAGCTGCAAGCCTATATCGTAATAAACCGAGCCTCGACCAACCCGTTTTTATACAAGAAAATAGACAGCCTGAAAGCATTTATCGAGGAGCTTCAAGAGGATTACATAAGGCTAGCGGGCACGATCATATTTGAGCGCGAGCGCTACAAAATAGCCACACAACTAGGCTACGGCGTAGTCGAGATGAATGACGGCAACAAGGCGGAGCAAGAAATCAAAAACTTATGCGAAGAGATATTTTTAAAAGGGTGA